The Priestia megaterium NBRC 15308 = ATCC 14581 region TCAGCTTACGCATCTGCTATCGACCAAGCGATGCTTAAAAGATTCACCTTATCAAAAATTAATTGGAAAGAATACAGACGATAAATGCAGTACAATCAAGCTTCCTATTGTACCAATTGTTCAAAAAGATAATTATTGCGTGCCAGCTAGTATGAGTATGATGTTAAGGCTTTTACATACCGAAAAAACACAGGATGAGATTGGGACGCATATTTACGGAGGGTTAGGCTCCAAATTATCAACTGCGGTGAGCTACTTTGAATCTCTTGGCTTTGCAGCGATGTTTTTTACAGGCACAGGTGAACAGTTTAAAGAACTATTAGACAAAGGGCTGCCTATTTTGGTCAGTCTGGAATTTGAACAAGCTTCCCACGTTCAAGTTGTATTTGGCTATGATGATGAACTTGAACTTTTTCATGTACAAGATGCTAATTTTCTAAGTCCAACGTATGTAGAATATAAAAATTTTGATCAGCATTACGCTAATTCGGGTTTTTTATCAATTGTTGCTTCTAAAGCGGCAGCGGATCTCGCTTCACTTTCTAAAGAGCAAGATATGTTTATTCGTCAGCTGTATGACTTAATCGAACTAGTTGAAGCGGATGAAGAGGCACACATTAATGATCTCGTTTCTTTACTAAAAGCAAATGAGCATGTTCCATTTGCCGCTATTTACAGTATGAAGCATTTGTATAGAAAAGAGCATGAAGCCTATATTCGTACGTGCATTAACCATGTATTAGAGAAATATAGCAATCATGATTATCTTAAGCTTCACGCTGCATATGCCTTTTTTAAACTTGACGACAGTAAGGGAGCATCTTCTTTGTTACACCACATAGATAACAAAAAGCATAGCTCTTTTTATCACTATCTTAAAGGAAGAATTGCGCTGGATGAAGAGAAATATGATGAGGCTGTTGAAGCACTGCGCAGCTCGCTGCAATTAGACGTAGAGCAGCATTTGAACTGGAGCTATTTAGCACTTGCATATATGTACAAAGGAAACCTCGAAAAGGCTTTTGAATGCTCGACTATTTCCTTAAATATGTATGGCGATGAATCTTATACACAAATCAATCACGGACTTATTTTAATGGAGAAAGAAAGATACGCAGAAGCCAGAAATCTTTTCGACGCGTTATTAAAAGAAAACCCAAAAGATGCGCACAGCTGGTTTGAAAGAGCCCGTTGTGATGAACATTTAAAGAAGTTTCGTAAAGCTTACCGGGGATTTCAAGTAGCTAAACAGCTTTTGCCGACTGTTCCTTATCCATATCTTTCGATAGCTGATTTGCTACAATATCAACTAGAAAAAACAGACGAAGCTGAAAGCTATCTCAAAGAAGGCATGAAGCATCTCCCAAGCGACATGACAATTCGAGGAAGACTAGGCGATTTATACGTCGCGAATCAAAGGTACGAAGAAGCTATTGCTCTGTATAAAGAAGGCTTAAAAATAGAAGAAGATGCCCTTATGTATTTGGGCTTATCTTATGCGTATCTAGAAACAGGTGAACATTTAACGGCCGTTGATACGCTCACGCTTATTGCGCAGAAGTTTTCATCGAACAGCGACGTCCTGTTGGATGCAGGGAGTATGCTTTTAGATGCTGCAAAACAACAGGAGCTAGACAACCAAACGATAGAGTTTGGATTTGCTCTTTATGAAGAAGGAATTCATTTTGCTCAAACAGCGTTAGATGAAGTGTTAGAAGCATATACGAGTTATTTAGAAGACACGGCTTTACTGACTCGTGGAATTAAGTTTTTAACCGCAGAACATCAAGAGCACCCTAATGAGATTTTGTACATGTGCTATTTAGGCATATTATACGAACAAGCCAAGCAGCTAACAAAAAGTGAGAAACTTTATCAACAAGCGCTTCGTATCAAGCAAGATGCTTTACCATATTATCGGTTAGGTGAAATATATCAATCAATGAATCGCACTGCTGAAGCAAAAGAGGCCTTTCAAAAATGCTTAACTCTTGATAAAACATTTGAAGCCGCTTGTATGAAGCTTGCTGAAATGGCTTGTGAAGAACAAAATCGGACGGCTGAAAGGAATTGGCTGCTTCAATGGATACAGCTGAATCCTATGGAAGTAAACGTTGAGCACGCAGCTTCACTTTGTGAAACAGAGAAAGAGTATGAAGAGCTGTTAGAGGTATTAAAAAGCGTAGAGGAAAGCGTTTTGCCTCAGTGGCTTGCTGACAGCCAGGCTCATGTGTATCGCCTAAAAGGAGACATTTCACAGGCTGAAACGTATTTAGAGAAGGCGCTTGAACTAGATCCACAGAATCCTGCTATTCGCCATCATCAGGCGAAATGGCTCATCATGGAGCATAGATATGAAGAAGCTAGAAAAATTCTTACAGAGTTACTAAGTGAGGATCCGGAAGATTACGCTCTATTTCAAACGGTCATGTCCAGCTTTCCAAATGGAAAAAAACTGTCCGGGCTTACGGCAGATTTAAAAAAGATAAAAATGGAAAAACACAGCAAAAGCTTGTTATTTAAAAACGCAGCCGAGGCTTTAAATGAGTATGCCGATTCGATCGTAGAAGAGCAGCAAGGATCTATCTTCAAACGAAGCTTAGCAAAGTTCAAAGCAAAAGCAAAAACGGTTACGCTGCTTGGCTTAACGATTGAACTGTATGAACTGGCTATAAAAACGGATCCGAATAATAAAGAGGCTGTGCATGCATTTGCGGCTTTTTACGAAGAGAAAGGATTAATTGAAGATAGCATCACCGTGCTGAAAAAATCGCTGCATCAAAGCTGGGATTTTGATGTTGCCTATCATTTAGCCAATATACTCGTTAATATCCATGAAAATGAACAGGCTGCACATGAAGCGCTAAACTTAGTTCAAAAACTTCTTGAACAGCAGCCGTATCATATAGATTTGCAGATATACCGAGCATTTATTTTGAGTGGCCTTGAAGAGGTAGAAAAATCGGAGACAGCTTTTCAAGAATTACTTCAACAGGAGATTTATCAGCCTGACATATATGCAGGACTAGCAAAACTGTATAATAAAACAGAACGTTATCATGAAACTGTTCAACTTCTTCAAAAAGCGATTGAACAGCGTCAAGAGTATGAAGGGATGTATACTGATTTAGGTATCGCTTATCATTTAGAAGGTGAAACGGAAGCAGCAGCTTCGCTTATGATAACCAGAGTAGAAAGTGGAGACGAAGATCTTTTTATTCGCTATAACTTGGCATGCTATCTAGCTGTTCTTGGAAAAACTGCTTCCGCTCAGGAAGAATTGGATTATGTTTTAGCACACGATGAAACGGGAGAATTTTATGAACTGGCTATGGAAGACGATGAACTAAAAGGATTAACGGTAAGAAGGTAAAAAAAAAGAAGCTGGGTTTCAGCTTCTTTTTTTATACCTCTTTTGCACCTTGTCTTTTCAAAGAAATGGATTCGGAAATTTCCAGTGCAAGAATGATAATGGTGCCAAGAACTAATCCGTTGCTTAAAAAAGTAGTAACTAAAGGTGGCAGTGTTGAAAAAGCTTGAGAAGGCAAAAACATAACCCCTATCCCCGACAGCAACGCAATACCGGCTTTTTTCATTGCTTTTTCGGGCTGTTTGGCATGCTTGAATTCTCCAATTCCAAGAGCCATCATACCTGTAAAAACAGGAAAGATTGCCGCGTATCCGACGGCAGGAGGAAGAGCGGACATAATGGATGTTAAAGGAGTAAAGATACTCAGAAAAAGCAAAAGACACGATGCTACAATAAAAGGAACTCGGCTATAAAGATTTGTAGCTGAAATAAATCCACCGGAACCGGAAATAGGCACGGCACCGACACCTGAAAACAATCCTCCAAGCAGCTGACTTATACCCGAAACCATCCCCGAACGCTTAATATTGTCTTTTTCAATTTTTTCTCCTTTGTGTTTATAAACAGACTCAACAACACGAATAGAAGCTAGCATGTTTGTAATTAAAATGAGCGTCACAAAAAAAGCAGTGACAACCATATTCCATTCAACGCGAGGAGCTCCAAATACAAACACTTTAGGTATGTAAAATAACTGCGCCTGAAACTCGATAGGTTTAGCTAACCCTAGCATTGCAAATACTCCCCAGCCTACACCAATACTAATAATAATGCTGAGCTTATTTAACGTCCGGTGCGATAATAAATAAAAAGTCAGCAGCAAAATCGCAGCTGAAGCCAGCGCAATAGGAAGTTTAATAGCTGAATTCGTTTCTGTAATACCAAACATTCCTTTTAAAAAGGAACCGCTGAGCTGCGTCACTAATAAAATTAAATATGTACCGGTAACTGTCGGGGTAAAGTATTTTGCTAGTTTATCAATGAGACCAAGCAGGCTCATCAAAATAGCAATTATCCCGCTTATAAGGAGGGTGAACTGCAGCACGCGGAGCGTTTCAGAGTGAGAACCAAATAGAACGGTTCCAAGACTCGCATACAGAGAAAAGACGCCCCACCAAACACCAGCTGGCCCTTCCATGATGGGATATTTATGCCCTATAAATACCTGCAAGAGCCCGGATAAAGCTAAAATAAATAACGTTCGCTGTAAAAATTGAATAGAATCCGCTGCGTTTAAATGAAACTGAGAAGCAATTACAATAGGAACAATCATACTATTAGAAATCATAAATAAAAACCATTGTAGTGAAGCAATGGAAACTCGAAACATTCTTAACACCTCAATTAATGCCGACGAGCGGCTGAATGAACCAACAGGCTGCTCTATTATTTTACCATGGGATTTCCAATTTGTAAGCGATATCTTGTTAAAAGGAAGATGAGTAAAGTGTCAAAAAATTCAATATATTGTTGTAAAAAGAAGAAAGATAATTTATAATTTTCTTACAATTATAAATTATAAACATAAGAATAATTTATAATGAACTGACTAACAGTCAAGGAAGGAGGAGGAATAAGACAAATGAAACTATATCTGTCGGTTGATATGGAAGGAATTACGGGACTCGTCGATCACACAAATGTTCTGCGGCAGAAAAAAAATTATGAAAGAAGCCGCAAAATAATGACGGATGAAGCAAATGCAGTAATTTATGCAGGATTTAGAGAACAGTGCTCAGAAGTTGTGGTAAATGACAGTCATTCGAGTATGAATAATCTCCTTGTTGAACGGCTTCATCCAGAAACTCAGCTTATTTCAGGAAGCGTAAAACCATATTCAATGGTACAGGGATTAGATCAGACTTTTGATGGTGCTATGTTTCTAGGATATCATGCTAAAGCATCCATGCCTGGTGTCATGTCTCATTCGATGATATTTGGTGCTCGCAATATGTACATAGACGATACGAATATTGGAGAGTTAGGCTTCAATGCATATGTCGCAGGCTATTACGGCGTGCCAGTTTTAATGGTAGTCGGTGATGACCAAACGGCGTTGGAAGCACAGCAGCTTATTCCAAACGTGACGACTGCTATCGTCAAACAGGCCATTTCACGTTCTGCAGCCAAAACATTAACCCCTAAGAAAGCAGAACAATTACTTCAAGAAAAAACAGCCGCAGCTATTCAACATAGACACCTTGTTAAACCTTTACTTCCACCTAAACATCCAACCTTACGAATAGAGTTTGCAAATTACGGTCAAGCAGAGTGGGCGCACTTAATGCCGGGCACAGAAATTGAGCCTGGAACGACGACTGTTCGGTTTCAAGCAAAAGATATTTTAGAAGCTTATCAGGCCATGCTTGTTATGACTGAATTAGCGACGCGCACAACATTCTGTTAGAAGGTGGGATAAAGGTGAAAAGTTATATTTTGAAACGATTTTTATCCATGCTTGTTACGCTATGGGTAATTGTGACCTTAACCTTCTTTTTAATGCATTCGATTCCTGGATCTCCATTTAATGAAGAACGAGCGACAAGCGATGCAGTTCAAAAAAACCTGGAATCATTTTATCACTTAGATGAGCCGCTAGCTGTGCAATATATTCTTTATTTAAAGTCCATTGTTACCTTTGACTTTGGTCCTTCCATTAAACAGCCGTCTCAAACGGTTAACGACCTTTTAGGAAGAGGGTTTCCCGTTTCATTTGAACTTGGAATGGTGACGTTAATTCTTGCGGTGACTTCCGGTATTACACTAGGCATTATCGCTGCTCTTAGAAGGAATGGAATAATTGATTACATGGCGATGAGCATAGCAGTTATCGGATTGTCGGTTCCAAATTTTGTTATGGCCACGTTGTTAATTCAACAGCTTTCTGTTAATTTGAAAATTTTACCTGCCGCTACGTGGACGAGCCCTTTACATATGATTCTTCCGACTCTAGCTCTTGCCACAGGTCCTATGGCTATTATTGCACGTTTGACTCGCTCAAGCATGATAGAAGTACTAACTCAAGATTATATTCGAACAGCGCGTGCAAAAGGGCTTTCACCAGTAAAAATTGTATTTAAGCATGCGCTTAGAAATGCTTTAATGCCCGTTATAACAGTTCTTGGAACGATTGCAGCCAGCGTATTAACCGGCACATTTGTTATTGAACAAATCTTTGCTATTCCTGGCATGGGAAAATATTTTGTGGACAGTATTAATACGAGAGACTACCCGGTAATTATGGGCACGACGGTCTTTTACAGTTCGATTCTCATCATTATGCTTTTTTTAGTAGACATTGCTTACGGAATACTTGATCCACGAATCAAACTGTATAAGAAGGAGGGATAACGTGCTGGAAAAACAGGAGTATAAGCAAATTCCTGATGAGTGGTTTGTGCCAAAGAAAAAGAAGAAATCTGAAGCTGAAGCAGTTGTAAGGCCGAGTCTTTCTTATTGGCATGATGCTTGGCGCAGGCTTGTAAAAAATAAGTTGGCCATGCTGGGTCTCTTTTTTTTAGTCATTCTCGTTGTGATGGCTATATTCGGTCCTATGTTTTCACCCTACAGTGTAACGAAAGCTTCTTTTACAGAGCAAAATCTTCCTCCTTCAGCTAGTCATTGGTTTGGAACGGATGACTTAGGCAGAGATATGTACACCCGGACATGGTACGGGGCTAGAATCTCTTTATTTGTAGGACTGATGGCAGCGCTTATTGATTTTATCATCGGTGTCATTTACGGGGGATTCTCAGGCTACAAAGGCGGAAAAACAGATAATGTCATGATGCGCGTAATTGAAATTTTATATGGTCTTCCTTATTTATTAGTGGTGATTTTACTAATGGTAGTCATGGGCCCCGGGCTTTCTACGATTATTGTGGCACTTTCCGTTACAGGTTGGATCGGGATGGCGAGAATTGTACGGGGGCAAGTATTGCAAATAAAAAACTATGAATACGTGCTTGCATCCAAAACGTTTGGAACAAAAACTAGTCGTATCATTAAGCGAAACCTGCTTCCAAATACGATGGGACCGATTATCGTTCAAATGACACTAACCGTACCAACTGCCATTTTTGCTGAAGCTTTTTTAAGCTTTTTAGGGCTGGGTGTACAGGCTCCTTATGCCAGCTGGGGAGTAATGGCAAACGATGGTTTATCAACGATTCTATCAGGCTATTGGTGGCGTTTGTTTTTTCCCGCTTTTTTTATTTCTCTTACCATGTTTGCTTTTAATGTCCTTGGAGACGGACTGCAAGATGCACTTGATCCGAAATTAAGGAGGTAAGCAAATGGAAAAAATGCTCCAAATCAAAAACTTACACGTACAGTTTTCAACTTACGGAGGGCGAGTTCAAGCTGTAAGAGGCGTTAGTTTTGATTTACATAAAGGAGAAACACTAGCGATTGTCGGAGAGTCAGGGTGCGGAAAAAGCGTAACATCTCAAAGTATTATGAGGTTAATTCCGACACCTCCGGGCAGGATCACAAGCGGATCTATTTTATTTAAAGGCCAGGATTTAACGAAACTATCAGAAAAAAAAATGCGAGACATTCGAGGCGCTGATATTTCGATGATTTTTCAGGATCCCATGACTGCGCTTAATCCAACTCTTCGCGTAGGTGAGCAAATTGCAGAAAATATTATGCAACATGAAAACATTTCAAAAGAAAAAGCCAAAGAAAAAGCATTTGAAACGCTGGAGCTAGTCGGAATTCCAAATCCTAAAGAACGCCTAAAGCAATATCCTCATGAATTTAGCGGGGGAATGAGACAGCGTATTGTCATTGCAATGGCTCTTGTATGCAATCCCGAAGTGCTAATTGCTGATGAACCTACCACAGCTCTTGACGTCACGATACAAGCGCAGATTTTAGAATTGTTTAAGGACATTCAGCAGAAAACGGATGTCTCTATTGTTTTAATTACCCATGATTTAGGTGTAGTTGCTCAGGTAGCTGACCGTGTTGCCGTAATGTATGCAGGAAAGATTGTAGAGATTGGAACAAGAAGAGACATCTTTTATACGCCGCAGCATCCGTATACAAAAGGATTGCTGCGTTCAGTTCCTCGGTTAGATTTATACGAAAGTGAACTTGTGCCTATTGCAGGATCACCTCCCGATTTATTTGCACCTCCATCCGGATGTTCGTTCGCACCTCGCTGTCCTTACGTAATGGAAGTATGTGACCGCATGTATCCTGCGTCGACAAAGCTGAAAGAAAGTCACCAAGTGCACTGCTGGCTTCAAGATGAGAGAGCTCAAAAATTTGTAACAACTATAAGCTAGATTTATAGATGAATAGAGAACTTATGAAAGAGGGGGAAATGATGAAAAAAATAGGGTCTTTACTAATGATGTGTGTACTTATATTTGCACTTGCTGCCTGTACGGCCACAAAAGATTCAGGCGCGGAGCCAGAAAAGAAAAGCAGTACAGCAAAAGAAGACGGTAAGGTCCTTTATATGAATAATGGCGCAGAACCTACGTCTTTTGATCCACCTATTGGATTTGATTCATATTCATGGAATATGCTTAATAACTTAATGGAAGGGCTGACTCGTTTAGGAAAAAGCGATGAGCCTGAAGGAGCAATGGCCGAGAAATGGGATATCTCTGAGGACAAAAAGGTCTATACGTTTCATTTACGAAAAGATGCTAAATGGTCAAATGGAGATGACGTGAAAGCAAGTGATTTCGTATTTGCTTGGAAGAGGCTGTTAGATCCTAAGACGGGTTCACCAGCGGCATTTTTAGGTTATTTCATCCAAGGTGGAGAAGAATTTAATACGGGTAAAGGTAGTGCCGATCAAGTAGGGGTAAAAGCGCTAGATGACAAAACCTTTGAAGTTACGCTTAAAAGCCCTCAAGCCTATTTCTTAAGCGTAGTTTCCAATCCAGCGTTCTTCCCAATTAATGAAAAAGTAGCAACAAAAAATCCGAAATGGTTTGCAGAAGCAGATTCGTTTGTTGCGAATGGTCCCTTCAAATTAACTCAATGGAAGCATAACAGTAATCTAGTCATGGAAAGAAACGATCAATATTGGGATGCTGAAAATGTAAAGCTCGACAAGGTAAAATGGGCAATTGTTGAAAATACAAACACAGAATATCAAATGTATCAAAATGGAGAACTAGATGTTTCTGAAATTCCATCGGATTTAAGTGAAAAGCTGCTGAAAGATGGAGATGTTCATATCGAAGACCAAGCGGGAACTTACTTCTATCGCTTTAATTTAGATAAAGAGCCCTTTCAAAACAAAAATATCCGTAAAGCATTTGCAATGGCTGTAGATCAAGATCAAATTGTTAATTTTGTTACAAAGAATAAAGAAAAACCAGCTCGTGGGTTCGTATCTTACGGATTTAAAGATGCAGATGGAAAGGATTTCCGTAAAACGGGCGGCGATTTATTAAAAACAGATGGCAAAGAAGCAAAAGCACTTCTGAAAAAAGGAATGAAAGAAGAAGGATATAAAAAGCTGCCAGCTATTACGCTAACATACAGTACAGACGATACGCATAAAAAAATAGCAGAAGCACTGCAGCAAATGTTCAAAGAAAATCTAGGCGTAGATGTGAAGCTTGCCAATATGGAATGGAATGTTTTCCAAGAAGAACAAAAAGCGTTAAAGTTTCAGCTGTCAAGAAGTTCATTTTTAGCTGATTATGCAGATCCAATTAACTTTTTAGAGAGCTTCCAGACGGGTCATTCAATGAACCGTACAGCTTGGAGCAATAAAGAATATGATGAGTTAATTAAACAAGCTATGAACGAAACTGATAATAAAAAACGTTTTGAGCTTATGTATAAAGCAGAAGGTATTTTATTTGATGAGATGCCGATCATTCCTATCCATTTCTACAACTATGTGTTTTTAATCAAAGATAACGTATCTGGAATTGTTCGTCATCCTGTTGGCTATTTAGATTTGAAGTGGGCAGATAAACAGTAAAGTGGAACTTTTCGTCAGAGGGGATTTCAATTCCCTTCTGACCCAAGTTTCACTTTCTTCATTTCTTTACACAAAAGGAGTGTGACAGATGATAAAACCAAAACCATTACAAAAAGGTGATACAGTAGCTGTTATTGCGCCTGCTAGTCCGCCTAATCAGCACAATCTAAAAAAAGGAATAGAATATTTAAAGGGAATAGGATTAAACGTAGTAACAGGCGCACATTTATATAAAAAAAACGGGTACTTGGCAGGGACTGATGAACAGAGAGCAGCCGATATACATGCGATGTTTGCCAATAAGGAAGTAAAGGCAATTATTTGTGCATGCGGAGGGTATGGGACTGCTAGGCTTGCCTCGCAATTAAACTACGATTTAATCAAGCGAAACCCAAAGATTTTTTGGGGATATAGTGATATTACGTTTTTACATACGGCTATTCATCAGCGCACAGGTTTGGTTACCTTTCACGGGCCAATGCTTTCGTCGGATATCGGAAAAGAAGATGTTCATATAGAGACGAAGCAAGCTTTTTATCAATTATTTTCTCACCGTTCTTTTTGCTATACGGATCAAATTAGTTCGCTCGACACTATTTGTGAAGGAGAAGCAACTGGTCAGCTGATAGGAGGAAATCTTACTTTGCTGGTAAGCACGCTTGGTACACCATTTGAACTAGATACGAAAAATAAAATTTTATTTATTGAAGATATTGATGAAGAGCCGTATGAAATTGACCGCATGATGACACAGCTGTATATGGCCAATAAACTACAGGATGCAGCGGGAATTATTATCGGAGATTTTCATAACTGCTATCCTAAAAAACGTACAGAGTCGCTTTCATTGGAAGAGGCATTAACAAGTTACCTAACTTCTTTAAAAAAGCCTGTTATGAGAGGGTTTTGCATCGGACATTGCTCTCCTCAAACACCTGTGGCGATTGGAAGTTATGCCACGATGTCGACGTATGAACGAATGGTGGAATTTGAATCCGGTATTACATTACCAAAAGATAAAGTCGAACGCTGAAGGTTAAACCTGCGGGGAGGAGAAATAAGTGATAGATAAAAAAACGTATTACGTTTGTGTGGCTGTGGCGACTGTGTGGACTTCCTATGACTCTTGCAGAGAAATAGATGACAATGCAACAAGTGTCCCAGTAAAACTAGATAAATGGCTAGAACAATTAACGTATACACGTCGGTTGGAGCTTTGTGAGAAAAATTTAGTTCAAACGCAGCTGTTACTAGGAGAAGAAGTATACGTAACGGAACGGAAAGGTAAATGGGCAAAAATCGTTATTCCTTCTCAGTTTTCTTCTAAAGATGAAAGAGGATATCCCGGGTGGGTTCCTTCCCACCAACTGATTTCCCAAGCTGAATATTCTCCATTGAATAAACCAACGGCAGTGGTAACAGCAGCGATTGCGACACTGCAGCTAGCGGAAGAAGCCTTACAAATTAGTTATCAAACGCAGCTGCCTCTTTTAAAAGAAGATAAAGAATGGCTAGAGGTTCAAACGCCGGTTGGCAGTGGGAAAATAAAACGTCAAGATGCTGTTGTAATAGAGGATAGAAACCGTAAAGCAACAAAAGGAACTGGAGATGTGATTATTGCAGCAGGAGA contains the following coding sequences:
- a CDS encoding ABC transporter permease, with the translated sequence MRRRDNVLEKQEYKQIPDEWFVPKKKKKSEAEAVVRPSLSYWHDAWRRLVKNKLAMLGLFFLVILVVMAIFGPMFSPYSVTKASFTEQNLPPSASHWFGTDDLGRDMYTRTWYGARISLFVGLMAALIDFIIGVIYGGFSGYKGGKTDNVMMRVIEILYGLPYLLVVILLMVVMGPGLSTIIVALSVTGWIGMARIVRGQVLQIKNYEYVLASKTFGTKTSRIIKRNLLPNTMGPIIVQMTLTVPTAIFAEAFLSFLGLGVQAPYASWGVMANDGLSTILSGYWWRLFFPAFFISLTMFAFNVLGDGLQDALDPKLRR
- a CDS encoding M55 family metallopeptidase, which translates into the protein MKLYLSVDMEGITGLVDHTNVLRQKKNYERSRKIMTDEANAVIYAGFREQCSEVVVNDSHSSMNNLLVERLHPETQLISGSVKPYSMVQGLDQTFDGAMFLGYHAKASMPGVMSHSMIFGARNMYIDDTNIGELGFNAYVAGYYGVPVLMVVGDDQTALEAQQLIPNVTTAIVKQAISRSAAKTLTPKKAEQLLQEKTAAAIQHRHLVKPLLPPKHPTLRIEFANYGQAEWAHLMPGTEIEPGTTTVRFQAKDILEAYQAMLVMTELATRTTFC
- a CDS encoding peptide ABC transporter substrate-binding protein, which gives rise to MKEGEMMKKIGSLLMMCVLIFALAACTATKDSGAEPEKKSSTAKEDGKVLYMNNGAEPTSFDPPIGFDSYSWNMLNNLMEGLTRLGKSDEPEGAMAEKWDISEDKKVYTFHLRKDAKWSNGDDVKASDFVFAWKRLLDPKTGSPAAFLGYFIQGGEEFNTGKGSADQVGVKALDDKTFEVTLKSPQAYFLSVVSNPAFFPINEKVATKNPKWFAEADSFVANGPFKLTQWKHNSNLVMERNDQYWDAENVKLDKVKWAIVENTNTEYQMYQNGELDVSEIPSDLSEKLLKDGDVHIEDQAGTYFYRFNLDKEPFQNKNIRKAFAMAVDQDQIVNFVTKNKEKPARGFVSYGFKDADGKDFRKTGGDLLKTDGKEAKALLKKGMKEEGYKKLPAITLTYSTDDTHKKIAEALQQMFKENLGVDVKLANMEWNVFQEEQKALKFQLSRSSFLADYADPINFLESFQTGHSMNRTAWSNKEYDELIKQAMNETDNKKRFELMYKAEGILFDEMPIIPIHFYNYVFLIKDNVSGIVRHPVGYLDLKWADKQ
- a CDS encoding ABC transporter ATP-binding protein: MEKMLQIKNLHVQFSTYGGRVQAVRGVSFDLHKGETLAIVGESGCGKSVTSQSIMRLIPTPPGRITSGSILFKGQDLTKLSEKKMRDIRGADISMIFQDPMTALNPTLRVGEQIAENIMQHENISKEKAKEKAFETLELVGIPNPKERLKQYPHEFSGGMRQRIVIAMALVCNPEVLIADEPTTALDVTIQAQILELFKDIQQKTDVSIVLITHDLGVVAQVADRVAVMYAGKIVEIGTRRDIFYTPQHPYTKGLLRSVPRLDLYESELVPIAGSPPDLFAPPSGCSFAPRCPYVMEVCDRMYPASTKLKESHQVHCWLQDERAQKFVTTIS
- a CDS encoding ABC transporter permease, with the protein product MKSYILKRFLSMLVTLWVIVTLTFFLMHSIPGSPFNEERATSDAVQKNLESFYHLDEPLAVQYILYLKSIVTFDFGPSIKQPSQTVNDLLGRGFPVSFELGMVTLILAVTSGITLGIIAALRRNGIIDYMAMSIAVIGLSVPNFVMATLLIQQLSVNLKILPAATWTSPLHMILPTLALATGPMAIIARLTRSSMIEVLTQDYIRTARAKGLSPVKIVFKHALRNALMPVITVLGTIAASVLTGTFVIEQIFAIPGMGKYFVDSINTRDYPVIMGTTVFYSSILIIMLFLVDIAYGILDPRIKLYKKEG
- a CDS encoding purine/pyrimidine permease; this encodes MFRVSIASLQWFLFMISNSMIVPIVIASQFHLNAADSIQFLQRTLFILALSGLLQVFIGHKYPIMEGPAGVWWGVFSLYASLGTVLFGSHSETLRVLQFTLLISGIIAILMSLLGLIDKLAKYFTPTVTGTYLILLVTQLSGSFLKGMFGITETNSAIKLPIALASAAILLLTFYLLSHRTLNKLSIIISIGVGWGVFAMLGLAKPIEFQAQLFYIPKVFVFGAPRVEWNMVVTAFFVTLILITNMLASIRVVESVYKHKGEKIEKDNIKRSGMVSGISQLLGGLFSGVGAVPISGSGGFISATNLYSRVPFIVASCLLLFLSIFTPLTSIMSALPPAVGYAAIFPVFTGMMALGIGEFKHAKQPEKAMKKAGIALLSGIGVMFLPSQAFSTLPPLVTTFLSNGLVLGTIIILALEISESISLKRQGAKEV
- a CDS encoding tetratricopeptide repeat protein, with the protein product MSINYQKLKSMVDHYQIFDLVAYITEEVQSLQPKSLTGIVKEWLANLQTEEELYELIRFCDEALLNRLSRMLTTYGYRRFGSIRMVTLYCDDLLREGKILDADDRLSLLISQLDTESVKEEQLEKIYFLKVRILLEMKQVDEASEWMKQVTSHNQKGMADRWGYFYLQLNDRMKAEACLKEGTTYKKNGDFCYAMLADLYAYEGKHKQSLEKINEAIVRYPQLPSLYMDKVMRLKDLKEYSLLLETIEFIDSKLPYHDYQDFFTLLRADIYFEQQQQSQLTHLLSTKRCLKDSPYQKLIGKNTDDKCSTIKLPIVPIVQKDNYCVPASMSMMLRLLHTEKTQDEIGTHIYGGLGSKLSTAVSYFESLGFAAMFFTGTGEQFKELLDKGLPILVSLEFEQASHVQVVFGYDDELELFHVQDANFLSPTYVEYKNFDQHYANSGFLSIVASKAAADLASLSKEQDMFIRQLYDLIELVEADEEAHINDLVSLLKANEHVPFAAIYSMKHLYRKEHEAYIRTCINHVLEKYSNHDYLKLHAAYAFFKLDDSKGASSLLHHIDNKKHSSFYHYLKGRIALDEEKYDEAVEALRSSLQLDVEQHLNWSYLALAYMYKGNLEKAFECSTISLNMYGDESYTQINHGLILMEKERYAEARNLFDALLKENPKDAHSWFERARCDEHLKKFRKAYRGFQVAKQLLPTVPYPYLSIADLLQYQLEKTDEAESYLKEGMKHLPSDMTIRGRLGDLYVANQRYEEAIALYKEGLKIEEDALMYLGLSYAYLETGEHLTAVDTLTLIAQKFSSNSDVLLDAGSMLLDAAKQQELDNQTIEFGFALYEEGIHFAQTALDEVLEAYTSYLEDTALLTRGIKFLTAEHQEHPNEILYMCYLGILYEQAKQLTKSEKLYQQALRIKQDALPYYRLGEIYQSMNRTAEAKEAFQKCLTLDKTFEAACMKLAEMACEEQNRTAERNWLLQWIQLNPMEVNVEHAASLCETEKEYEELLEVLKSVEESVLPQWLADSQAHVYRLKGDISQAETYLEKALELDPQNPAIRHHQAKWLIMEHRYEEARKILTELLSEDPEDYALFQTVMSSFPNGKKLSGLTADLKKIKMEKHSKSLLFKNAAEALNEYADSIVEEQQGSIFKRSLAKFKAKAKTVTLLGLTIELYELAIKTDPNNKEAVHAFAAFYEEKGLIEDSITVLKKSLHQSWDFDVAYHLANILVNIHENEQAAHEALNLVQKLLEQQPYHIDLQIYRAFILSGLEEVEKSETAFQELLQQEIYQPDIYAGLAKLYNKTERYHETVQLLQKAIEQRQEYEGMYTDLGIAYHLEGETEAAASLMITRVESGDEDLFIRYNLACYLAVLGKTASAQEELDYVLAHDETGEFYELAMEDDELKGLTVRR